One part of the Herbiconiux aconitum genome encodes these proteins:
- the gltB gene encoding glutamate synthase large subunit yields MADQPALRSTPGFSFSTLPAAQGLYDPAAEKDACGLAMVATLRGTAGHDIIDTALGALRNLEHRGAIGSDAGTGDGAGILTQIPDAFLRAVAPVELPSVGRYAVGNAFLPLDAGERQRVMDSIRDLAEQEDLHILGWREVPVRPAELGRLARDAMPAIWQLFVQSTRTTESGATLSDLALDRQAFRLRKRAELEHQVYFMSLSCRTITYKGMVTTLQLEPFYPDLSDERFASKLALVHSRYSTNTFPSWPLAQPLRMMAHNGEINTVQGNRNWMRARQSQLESELLGDLSPLYPIVTPGLSDSGSFDEVVELLTLAGRSLPHAIMMMVPEAWENQADFEDARRAFYEYHSMLMEPWDGPAALIFTDGTLAGATLDRNGLRPGRYLITDDGLVVLASEIGVIDVEPSRVVRKGRLRPGKMFLVDTAAGRLIEDDEIKAELAAAEPYGQWLDEGRINLRDLPEREHIVHTPASVTRRQRTFGYTEEEVRILLTPMAKNAAEPLGAMGSDTPIAVLSDRPRLLFDYFTQQFAQVTNPPLDSIREEVVTSLRLGLGPERNLLDATPEHTRQVILDFPVIDNDELAKIQHIDPSSGSRLTTTIKGLYRVDEGPKAMQNRIAAMCAEADDAIEHGAQFIVLSDRDSTREFAPVPSLLMLAGVHHHLIRKQTRMKVGLIVEAGDVREVHHVALLIGYGASAVNPYLAMETCENLVRSGDISGVTPEKAVKNVIKALGKGVLKIMSKMGISTVSSYAGAQTFEAVGLAPEFVEEYFTGTSSKLGGIGIDVIAGESAARHAAAYPEDGATTVHEPLATGGEYQWRREGPPHLFNPDTVFRLQHATRARRYDIFREYTKLVDDQAENLMTMRGLFKLRTGIRPAVPLDEVESVESIVKRFSTGAMSYGSISREAHETLAIAMNRLGAKSNTGEGGEDVDRLLDPERRSAIKQVASGRFGVTSMYLTHATDIQIKMAQGAKPGEGGQLPPTKVYPWVARTRHATAGVGLISPPPHHDIYSIEDLKQLIFDLKRANPEARVHVKLVSQNGIGAVAAGVTKALADVVLVSGHDGGTGASPLNSLKHAGTPWEIGLAETQQTLMLNGMRDRVVVQVDGQMKTGRDVVIGALLGAEEYGFATAPLVVEGCILMRVCHLDTCPVGVATQNPELRARFSGKPEFVVNFFEFLAQEVREYLAELGFRSLEEAIGHNELLDVNAAIEHFKTDGLDLSPVLVGPHFEPDEPRSNRRQQEHELEKHFDKRLIHEAVAALDHAEPVAITLPIRNTERAVGTMLGHEVTKRHGEQGLPDGTIQITLLGSAGQSLGAFLPSGITLRLEGDSNDYVGKGLSGGQIILRPDRQSVFPAERNVIAGNVIGYGATRGSMFLRGIVGERFLVRNSGATAVVEGVGDHALEYMTGGLALILGSTGRNLGAGMSGGTAYIYDLHEERVNADSLASGELQLLPLGGADVEIVRDLLQRHEAETGSPLAARMLADFDTTIASFVKVLPRDYAAVLATRQTAVEEGLDPDGDVVWGRILEVTGG; encoded by the coding sequence CCTTGCGCGGCACCGCCGGGCACGACATCATCGACACCGCGCTCGGCGCGCTGCGCAACCTCGAGCACCGCGGGGCCATCGGCTCCGACGCGGGAACGGGTGACGGCGCCGGCATCCTGACTCAGATCCCGGATGCCTTCCTCCGCGCGGTCGCACCGGTCGAGCTTCCGTCGGTCGGTCGTTATGCCGTCGGAAACGCCTTCCTGCCGTTGGATGCGGGAGAGCGGCAGCGGGTGATGGACAGCATCCGCGACCTCGCCGAGCAGGAGGACCTGCACATCCTGGGGTGGCGTGAGGTGCCCGTGCGCCCCGCCGAACTCGGCCGCCTGGCGCGCGATGCGATGCCGGCCATCTGGCAGCTCTTCGTGCAGTCGACCCGCACCACCGAGTCGGGCGCCACGCTCTCCGACCTCGCGCTCGACCGCCAGGCCTTCCGCCTGCGCAAGCGCGCAGAGCTCGAGCACCAGGTCTACTTCATGTCGCTCTCGTGCCGCACCATCACCTACAAGGGCATGGTGACCACGCTGCAGCTCGAGCCGTTCTACCCCGACCTCTCCGACGAGCGGTTCGCCTCGAAGCTGGCACTCGTGCACTCCCGCTACTCCACCAACACCTTCCCGTCGTGGCCGCTCGCGCAGCCGTTGCGGATGATGGCGCACAACGGCGAGATCAACACGGTGCAGGGCAACCGCAACTGGATGCGCGCCCGTCAGTCGCAGCTCGAGTCGGAGCTGCTCGGCGACCTGTCGCCCCTGTACCCGATCGTCACGCCCGGGCTCAGCGACTCCGGCTCCTTCGACGAGGTCGTGGAGCTGCTGACCCTCGCCGGCCGCTCGCTGCCGCACGCCATCATGATGATGGTGCCGGAGGCATGGGAGAACCAAGCCGACTTCGAAGACGCCCGCCGGGCCTTCTACGAGTACCACTCGATGCTCATGGAGCCGTGGGACGGCCCCGCCGCCCTCATCTTCACCGACGGCACCCTCGCGGGCGCCACGCTCGACCGCAACGGGCTGCGCCCGGGCCGTTACCTGATCACCGACGACGGCCTGGTCGTGCTCGCGAGCGAGATCGGCGTCATCGACGTCGAGCCCTCCCGCGTGGTGCGCAAGGGGCGCCTGCGCCCCGGCAAGATGTTCCTCGTCGATACGGCGGCCGGTCGCCTGATCGAAGACGACGAGATCAAGGCAGAGCTCGCCGCCGCGGAGCCGTACGGTCAGTGGCTCGACGAAGGGCGCATCAATCTGCGCGACCTGCCGGAGCGCGAGCACATCGTGCACACGCCCGCATCCGTCACCCGGCGTCAGCGCACCTTCGGTTACACCGAGGAAGAAGTGCGCATCCTGCTCACCCCCATGGCGAAGAACGCCGCGGAGCCGCTCGGCGCCATGGGATCGGACACCCCCATCGCCGTGCTGAGCGACCGCCCACGGCTGCTCTTCGACTACTTCACGCAGCAGTTCGCCCAGGTCACGAACCCGCCGCTCGACTCCATCCGCGAAGAGGTGGTGACGAGCCTGCGTCTCGGGCTCGGCCCGGAGCGCAACCTGCTCGACGCCACGCCCGAGCACACCCGGCAGGTCATCCTCGACTTCCCGGTGATCGACAACGACGAGCTGGCGAAGATCCAGCACATCGACCCGTCGTCGGGCAGCCGCCTGACCACGACGATCAAGGGTCTCTACCGCGTCGACGAGGGCCCGAAGGCCATGCAGAACCGCATCGCCGCGATGTGCGCCGAGGCCGATGACGCGATCGAGCACGGCGCACAGTTCATCGTGCTCTCCGATCGCGACTCCACCCGCGAGTTCGCGCCGGTTCCGTCGCTCTTGATGCTGGCCGGCGTGCACCACCACCTCATCCGCAAGCAGACCCGCATGAAGGTGGGTCTGATCGTCGAGGCCGGAGACGTGCGCGAAGTGCACCACGTCGCGCTGCTGATCGGCTACGGCGCCTCCGCCGTGAACCCCTACCTCGCCATGGAGACCTGCGAGAACCTCGTGCGCTCCGGCGACATCTCGGGCGTCACGCCGGAGAAGGCCGTCAAGAACGTGATCAAGGCGCTCGGCAAGGGTGTGCTCAAGATCATGTCGAAGATGGGCATCTCCACCGTGTCGTCGTACGCGGGCGCCCAGACCTTCGAAGCGGTCGGCCTCGCGCCGGAGTTCGTGGAGGAGTACTTCACCGGCACCTCCTCGAAGCTCGGCGGCATCGGCATCGACGTCATCGCGGGGGAGAGCGCGGCGCGGCACGCGGCCGCCTACCCCGAAGACGGCGCCACCACCGTGCACGAGCCCCTCGCGACGGGCGGCGAGTACCAGTGGCGTCGCGAAGGACCGCCGCACCTCTTCAACCCCGACACCGTGTTCCGGCTGCAGCACGCCACCCGCGCGCGCCGCTACGACATCTTCCGCGAGTACACGAAGCTGGTCGACGACCAGGCCGAGAACCTGATGACGATGCGCGGTCTCTTCAAGCTGCGCACCGGCATCCGGCCCGCCGTTCCTCTCGACGAGGTCGAGTCGGTGGAGTCGATCGTGAAGCGGTTCTCCACCGGCGCCATGAGCTACGGATCGATCTCACGCGAAGCACACGAGACACTCGCCATCGCCATGAACCGGCTCGGTGCGAAGTCGAACACCGGCGAGGGCGGCGAGGATGTCGACCGCCTGCTCGACCCGGAGCGGCGCTCGGCGATCAAGCAGGTCGCCTCCGGCCGCTTCGGAGTCACCAGCATGTACCTCACGCATGCCACCGACATCCAGATCAAGATGGCGCAGGGTGCGAAGCCCGGCGAGGGCGGCCAGCTGCCGCCCACGAAGGTCTACCCCTGGGTCGCGCGCACCCGCCACGCGACCGCCGGCGTCGGCCTCATCTCCCCGCCGCCGCACCACGACATCTATTCGATCGAAGACCTCAAACAGCTCATCTTCGACCTCAAGCGCGCCAACCCGGAGGCTCGGGTGCACGTGAAGCTGGTGAGCCAGAACGGCATCGGGGCGGTCGCTGCGGGTGTCACGAAGGCGCTGGCCGACGTGGTGCTGGTCTCCGGCCACGACGGCGGAACCGGCGCGAGCCCGCTCAACTCGCTCAAGCACGCGGGAACGCCCTGGGAGATCGGCCTCGCCGAGACCCAGCAGACCCTGATGCTGAACGGGATGCGCGACCGCGTCGTGGTGCAGGTCGACGGCCAGATGAAGACCGGCCGCGATGTCGTGATCGGCGCGCTGCTGGGTGCCGAGGAATACGGATTCGCCACCGCGCCGCTCGTGGTGGAGGGCTGCATCCTGATGCGCGTCTGCCACCTCGACACCTGCCCGGTCGGCGTCGCCACCCAGAACCCGGAGCTCCGTGCCCGGTTCAGCGGCAAGCCCGAGTTCGTGGTGAACTTCTTCGAGTTCCTCGCCCAGGAGGTGCGGGAGTACCTCGCCGAGCTCGGGTTCCGTAGCCTCGAGGAGGCCATCGGCCACAACGAGCTGCTCGACGTGAACGCGGCGATCGAGCACTTCAAGACCGACGGACTCGACCTCAGCCCCGTGCTGGTCGGCCCCCACTTCGAGCCCGACGAGCCGCGCTCGAACCGCCGCCAGCAGGAGCACGAACTGGAGAAGCACTTCGACAAGCGCCTCATCCACGAGGCCGTCGCGGCGCTCGACCACGCCGAGCCGGTTGCCATCACGCTGCCGATCCGCAACACGGAGCGCGCGGTGGGCACGATGCTCGGTCACGAGGTCACGAAGCGGCACGGCGAGCAGGGTCTGCCCGACGGAACGATCCAGATCACGCTGCTCGGCTCGGCCGGCCAGTCGCTCGGAGCCTTCCTGCCCTCCGGCATCACGCTGCGACTCGAGGGGGACTCGAACGACTACGTCGGCAAGGGGTTGTCGGGCGGGCAGATCATCCTGCGCCCCGATCGCCAGTCGGTCTTCCCTGCCGAGCGCAACGTCATCGCCGGCAACGTCATCGGCTACGGCGCGACGCGTGGCAGCATGTTCCTCCGCGGCATCGTGGGGGAGCGGTTCCTGGTGCGCAACTCCGGGGCGACCGCGGTCGTCGAGGGCGTGGGCGACCACGCGCTGGAGTACATGACCGGCGGGCTCGCCCTCATCCTCGGTTCGACCGGCCGCAACCTCGGCGCCGGGATGTCGGGCGGAACCGCCTACATCTACGACCTGCACGAGGAGCGCGTGAACGCCGACTCGCTGGCTTCCGGCGAGTTGCAGCTGCTGCCGCTCGGCGGTGCCGACGTGGAGATCGTGCGCGATCTGCTGCAACGGCACGAGGCCGAGACCGGGTCGCCACTGGCGGCACGGATGCTCGCCGATTTCGACACGACCATCGCCTCCTTCGTGAAGGTGCTGCCCCGTGACTACGCCGCCGTTCTCGCCACCCGGCAGACGGCGGTCGAAGAAGGACTCGACCCCGACGGCGACGTCGTCTGGGGACGTATTTTGGAGGTGACAGGTGGCTGA